One part of the Nitrospira defluvii genome encodes these proteins:
- a CDS encoding PilZ domain-containing protein: protein MKTTYRERGSKRIHVQYPIYYSNGTFQTIGVTEDFTQVGGRIRGREAVTVGMELVVIVIQPTPDIPMLVRRATVRWSKGHDFGIALSGVPPQSESELRAMAKVMLPGLWSCLN, encoded by the coding sequence ATGAAGACAACCTATCGTGAACGTGGATCCAAACGAATCCACGTCCAATACCCCATCTACTATTCCAATGGTACGTTTCAGACCATCGGGGTCACGGAGGATTTTACCCAGGTCGGGGGACGAATTCGAGGAAGAGAGGCCGTCACGGTAGGAATGGAGTTGGTCGTGATTGTGATCCAACCGACGCCGGATATTCCCATGCTGGTCCGCAGAGCAACAGTCCGCTGGTCGAAGGGGCATGACTTCGGTATCGCTCTCTCGGGAGTCCCGCCTCAATCCGAATCCGAACTCAGGGCCATGGCCAAAGTCATGCTCCCCGGACTGTGGTCCTGCTTGAACTGA
- the bamE gene encoding outer membrane protein assembly factor BamE domain-containing protein: protein MRHSHWGMALVGICIVIGLTGCGGKQAEIKEDRLTVGRVQGEVKVGMSAAQVAELLGSPNIVTTDDKRREVWIYDKVSTDRVDTASSTYAGLIILGANSSDRSSSQRQRTLTIIIKYDEDKKVRDFAYNSTQF, encoded by the coding sequence ATGAGACATTCGCACTGGGGCATGGCGTTGGTAGGAATATGCATAGTGATCGGGCTGACCGGCTGCGGCGGGAAACAAGCGGAGATCAAGGAAGACCGGCTGACCGTCGGACGGGTACAAGGAGAAGTGAAAGTCGGTATGTCGGCCGCTCAGGTCGCCGAATTGCTGGGGTCGCCGAACATCGTCACCACGGACGACAAACGCCGTGAGGTGTGGATTTATGACAAGGTGTCGACCGACCGAGTGGACACGGCGAGCTCGACCTACGCCGGATTGATCATTTTGGGCGCGAACTCCAGCGATCGTTCCAGTTCGCAGCGGCAACGGACCCTGACGATCATCATCAAGTACGACGAAGACAAGAAGGTTCGCGACTTTGCCTACAACTCGACGCAATTCTAA
- a CDS encoding VanZ family protein — protein sequence MAVLPRCTVLCAGCKPLPETLPHMLFVGAVIISYMGLLVGLAVAAPGASVTGTLIEFVPGNWRDEAHIPAYGMLAWMVMWGLRRRGWPVLYAIPVGVLGTLVFGLWTEVAQGTVPSREASLPDLLNDLVGSLMAAVLMRYQLPARDLLKRCLSARMRHTGVQTKGTESI from the coding sequence ATGGCGGTTCTTCCACGCTGCACGGTACTCTGCGCTGGTTGTAAGCCGTTACCGGAGACGCTCCCTCACATGTTGTTCGTCGGTGCCGTCATCATCAGCTACATGGGGTTACTCGTGGGACTCGCCGTCGCGGCCCCAGGCGCGAGCGTGACCGGCACCCTCATCGAATTCGTGCCGGGGAACTGGCGCGACGAGGCACATATCCCGGCCTACGGCATGCTGGCGTGGATGGTCATGTGGGGATTGCGCCGGCGAGGATGGCCGGTGCTCTATGCGATTCCGGTTGGTGTCTTGGGTACACTCGTGTTTGGACTCTGGACTGAAGTTGCGCAGGGAACGGTTCCCAGCCGTGAAGCCTCCCTCCCCGACCTCCTGAATGATCTGGTGGGCAGCCTCATGGCCGCCGTACTGATGCGGTATCAGCTACCTGCGCGAGATCTCTTGAAACGATGCCTGTCCGCGAGAATGAGGCATACGGGCGTGCAGACGAAAGGAACCGAATCGATATGA
- a CDS encoding HugZ family protein, giving the protein MSMQDSKPNEEIQAAYEHLITGARTGVLLTLRNGHPFGSHVPYLLGADWSCAYLHLSRLALHTHHLLDDSRVSLFIAEPDEPGKNPLALQRLNVQGTARILPVDHESYESVKQRYLAKFPQSKMMFGFGDFALWELRMQDAHLVLGFGQAYQASAASPNQWHHQTPDKKA; this is encoded by the coding sequence ATGTCTATGCAGGATTCGAAACCGAACGAAGAGATTCAAGCCGCCTACGAACACCTGATCACAGGAGCGCGAACCGGCGTGTTACTGACCCTCAGAAACGGCCATCCGTTCGGCTCGCATGTCCCGTACTTGCTGGGTGCGGATTGGTCTTGCGCCTATCTCCACCTGAGTCGCCTGGCGCTGCACACCCACCACCTCTTGGACGATTCCCGTGTCAGCCTGTTTATCGCCGAACCGGACGAACCTGGCAAAAACCCCCTGGCGCTTCAACGCCTCAATGTGCAGGGAACCGCACGCATCCTCCCCGTCGACCACGAATCGTATGAGTCGGTCAAACAACGGTATCTGGCCAAGTTCCCCCAGTCGAAGATGATGTTCGGGTTCGGCGACTTTGCCTTGTGGGAACTGCGGATGCAAGACGCCCATCTGGTGCTCGGCTTCGGGCAGGCCTATCAGGCCTCTGCAGCTTCACCTAATCAATGGCACCACCAAACACCTGACAAGAAGGCCTGA
- the lnt gene encoding apolipoprotein N-acyltransferase — MTISRARLILLACASGFLYPLSFPAFDLGIVAWFALVPLHMAVEYAAPRRAFRVGWLAGTVAFTGAMSWVITAMNVYGKVPLPIATLVMLLLTIYLGLYLAVYAGALSWIRTAFPTLGFLPAPFLWVTLELIRTYFLSGLPWALFGYSQYQWLPIIQFADHFGVYGVSFLLVLVNAALAETLIWSFKAYRGFQLRSFPWPSSVAAAAGFGVALFYGTTLLSAAQQVQPRTLSVGVVQPNVEQAQKWDVAFRHETMSRFDRLTTGLGDNLDLIVWPEAATPFVYEMEPQYRVLVGDMVRRAGAPLLFGSPALRRHPDGRPFLLNSAYLLSTDGQILGRYDKQHLVPFGEYIPFHNSLLFFLDKLVEGIGDFEAGPGSTLLMFKPHEKSPPLAAAATNPDFHLKFGVVICYEVIFPNLVRQFAANGADFMVTVTNDAWFGPSSAPYQHFGMVVFRAVENHVAFARAANTGISGFIDPYGRVLQQSPIFTQEALRGTIPVTHQQTFYSQYGDLFAYACAILIALLCLTGYFSPDTEPAGGEPAGRPA; from the coding sequence ATGACCATCTCCCGCGCACGCCTCATCCTGCTTGCCTGCGCGAGCGGTTTTCTCTACCCCCTTTCCTTTCCGGCGTTCGACCTGGGCATCGTGGCCTGGTTCGCCTTGGTTCCCCTGCATATGGCCGTCGAATATGCGGCGCCGCGGCGGGCGTTTCGTGTCGGCTGGCTCGCGGGTACGGTCGCCTTCACGGGAGCCATGTCCTGGGTCATCACCGCCATGAACGTGTACGGCAAGGTGCCCTTGCCGATTGCCACACTGGTGATGCTGTTATTGACCATCTATCTTGGGCTGTATCTTGCCGTCTATGCCGGGGCCCTGTCGTGGATCAGAACGGCATTTCCAACCCTGGGTTTCCTGCCGGCGCCTTTTCTCTGGGTCACCCTGGAGCTGATCCGTACGTACTTTCTCTCGGGGTTGCCCTGGGCCCTGTTCGGCTATTCTCAATACCAATGGCTGCCCATCATCCAGTTCGCCGACCACTTCGGAGTCTATGGCGTCTCATTTCTCCTGGTCTTAGTGAATGCCGCGCTGGCGGAAACGTTGATCTGGAGTTTCAAAGCCTATCGTGGTTTTCAGCTCCGTTCCTTCCCCTGGCCCTCATCGGTCGCCGCCGCCGCCGGATTCGGGGTGGCCCTGTTTTACGGCACCACCCTCCTGTCCGCCGCCCAACAGGTGCAGCCTCGGACGTTGTCCGTGGGCGTCGTGCAACCGAATGTCGAACAGGCTCAGAAATGGGATGTCGCATTCCGGCATGAGACCATGAGCCGATTCGACCGTCTGACGACCGGCCTCGGAGACAATCTGGATCTCATCGTCTGGCCGGAGGCTGCCACCCCCTTCGTCTATGAAATGGAACCGCAATACCGGGTCCTCGTCGGCGACATGGTGCGGCGCGCCGGGGCACCGCTGCTGTTCGGCAGTCCGGCTTTGCGGCGGCATCCGGACGGCCGCCCGTTCCTCCTCAACAGCGCATACCTTCTCTCAACGGACGGCCAAATCCTTGGCCGGTATGACAAACAACATCTGGTGCCGTTCGGCGAATACATTCCGTTTCACAACTCGCTGCTGTTTTTTCTCGATAAGCTCGTGGAAGGGATCGGGGACTTCGAAGCCGGTCCCGGTTCGACACTCCTGATGTTCAAGCCGCACGAGAAATCTCCTCCGCTGGCGGCAGCCGCGACCAATCCCGATTTCCATCTCAAATTCGGCGTGGTCATTTGTTACGAAGTCATCTTCCCCAATCTCGTGCGGCAGTTTGCGGCCAACGGCGCGGATTTCATGGTCACGGTGACAAATGACGCGTGGTTCGGCCCATCTTCGGCGCCCTATCAGCATTTCGGCATGGTCGTCTTTCGCGCCGTGGAAAATCATGTTGCATTCGCGCGAGCAGCGAATACGGGTATCTCCGGATTCATCGACCCCTATGGCCGGGTCTTGCAGCAATCACCGATCTTCACTCAGGAGGCACTGCGAGGCACGATCCCCGTCACTCATCAACAGACCTTTTACTCCCAATACGGTGATCTCTTTGCCTATGCCTGTGCTATACTCATCGCGCTTCTGTGCCTGACCGGCTACTTCTCGCCCGACACAGAGCCCGCCGGTGGAGAACCAGCCGGGAGACCAGCGTAA
- a CDS encoding TIGR02466 family protein produces MPTEIEIQITPLFSTPLLVFTPADHVRINARLSELILQREASVPTHRDTEVIGWSSPHDLSMLEWAGEPLRALFAPVIEVAKQVTTLSDRCSHGNRRPDWNVVEVWANVQRHGGANAAHSHPGSFWAGVYYVDVGEVCPQQEKGGELQIYDPRGCLPRMLAPYLQYSMTELHDAGTSISYTPTAGQCLLFPGWLFHAVNTYHGVAPRISVAFNLDPVLTSAKFNGTQKTVAGQPSR; encoded by the coding sequence ATGCCGACCGAGATCGAGATCCAGATCACGCCGCTTTTTTCCACGCCTCTGCTGGTATTCACTCCTGCTGACCACGTACGCATCAACGCCAGGCTTTCCGAGCTGATTTTACAGCGTGAAGCCTCGGTTCCGACCCATCGGGATACGGAGGTCATCGGTTGGTCTTCTCCGCACGATCTGTCGATGCTGGAGTGGGCGGGTGAGCCGTTACGCGCCTTGTTTGCGCCTGTGATCGAAGTGGCTAAGCAAGTCACGACCCTGTCCGATCGCTGCAGCCATGGAAATCGCCGACCGGACTGGAATGTGGTTGAAGTGTGGGCCAACGTGCAACGGCACGGCGGCGCCAATGCGGCCCACTCACATCCGGGCAGTTTTTGGGCTGGGGTCTATTACGTCGATGTGGGAGAAGTGTGCCCTCAACAGGAGAAGGGCGGAGAGTTGCAGATTTACGATCCACGGGGCTGCCTGCCGCGCATGCTGGCGCCCTATCTGCAATACAGCATGACCGAATTACATGATGCCGGCACCAGCATCTCGTATACCCCGACCGCAGGCCAATGCCTGCTGTTTCCAGGTTGGCTATTTCATGCGGTGAACACGTATCACGGAGTGGCGCCTCGGATCAGTGTGGCCTTTAATCTCGATCCGGTGTTGACCTCCGCGAAGTTCAACGGAACTCAGAAGACTGTCGCAGGCCAACCCAGCCGCTGA